One genomic region from Natrinema caseinilyticum encodes:
- a CDS encoding HAD family hydrolase, with the protein MTERTEDDGGTGVPGRTDWDAVFWDIGGVILALDTVQAAHADFIGDVLERHDVDATLEEAIETWRTTVGDYFRERDGTEFRSARDGYHRGIASIVGEPVPREEWEPRFDTVVRSSIEPVPGAPETIARLADRTLHVGVISDVDDAEGRQMLEQFGVRKYFDSITTSEEVGRTKPDPAIFETALEKADVDPERSLMIGDRYEHDVEGAAEMGIHGVAFGADDGPAVSYRIESPEDVLEIVSGRGERLYRP; encoded by the coding sequence ATGACCGAGCGTACCGAAGACGACGGCGGCACAGGCGTGCCTGGCCGTACCGACTGGGACGCCGTCTTCTGGGACATCGGCGGCGTCATCCTCGCGCTCGACACCGTTCAGGCCGCCCACGCCGACTTCATCGGGGACGTCCTCGAGCGTCACGACGTCGACGCGACGCTCGAGGAGGCCATCGAGACGTGGCGAACGACCGTCGGCGACTACTTCCGCGAGCGCGACGGGACCGAGTTTCGCTCCGCCCGCGACGGCTACCACCGGGGAATCGCATCCATCGTCGGCGAGCCAGTGCCGCGGGAGGAGTGGGAACCACGTTTCGACACCGTCGTTCGATCGTCGATCGAACCGGTGCCCGGAGCGCCGGAGACGATCGCGCGCCTCGCCGACCGGACGCTCCACGTCGGCGTCATCAGCGACGTCGACGACGCGGAGGGCCGACAGATGCTCGAGCAATTCGGCGTCCGGAAATACTTCGACTCGATAACCACCTCGGAAGAGGTCGGACGAACCAAGCCCGATCCCGCTATCTTCGAGACGGCACTCGAGAAGGCCGACGTCGATCCCGAACGGTCGCTGATGATCGGCGACCGGTACGAACACGACGTCGAAGGGGCAGCGGAGATGGGGATACACGGCGTGGCGTTCGGAGCCGACGACGGACCGGCGGTCTCGTATCGGATCGAGTCACCCGAAGACGTACTCGAGATCGTTTCGGGACGGGGAGAGCGGCTCTATCGTCCCTGA